In candidate division WOR-3 bacterium, the DNA window GGTCAAATCCAAGCCAGCCACTGTCAGAAACCGCCTCTATCTTTATTACATCTTGGGGCTGAAACTCGTAAAACAGCCGGGAGGCTTCGGAAGGCCTGAAATAAGCTGAACTTTCATGTAGAATCTCAACTGTTACATTATTGTCTCTGTTATCATGGACTCCACTAACCACCGATGAATAAAAAGCAAAAAAAGCAACCGAAAACAACACTGATGTCTTCATAGCTTGAAATTTATCATATTTTGCCACTGTCTTCAAATTTTTGTAGAAAAATGCTTTAATTGGCTAAGATGAAAAGAAAGTTTTTGCCTAAAAAGATGTTTCAGCTAATTGCACTGACGGTGGTTGTTTTGTGTCTTCTTCTTTCCATTTTGATTTCGGCATTTTCCCGTGAACCCTGTTCTTTTTTGAAAGAAAAAATTTTCAGCGAACATAGCCCTGACCAGACGGTTTTGTCTTTTCTCCTGACGTTTCTTTTTTTTATATTCTGTACCCTCCCCTTTTTGCTGATTTTAAGGTTTTTTTCCGACATGCCGCCTTTCAAAGAAGGCATAAAAAAGGATCCTTTTTTCCAACCCTCTGCCGTGAATTATTCCGGAGAATACGGCATTCCTTCTCCATGGCTGAGAATTTGGGCGTTTTTCATAGACAGGATGCTATCCATTCTCATCATTCTCGCAGGAATACCCCCTGTGGTAATCTCTGAAACCTGCGAATCTAAACTCATAAAGCTTTTATCTCTTGTATTTTTCTTTATCCTGTTGTCGGCTGCAATATTTTATTCCTACTCAAGAGACGCTTTCAAAGGTAAAAGCCTGGGTAGAAAACTGCT includes these proteins:
- a CDS encoding RDD family protein; its protein translation is MKRKFLPKKMFQLIALTVVVLCLLLSILISAFSREPCSFLKEKIFSEHSPDQTVLSFLLTFLFFIFCTLPFLLILRFFSDMPPFKEGIKKDPFFQPSAVNYSGEYGIPSPWLRIWAFFIDRMLSILIILAGIPPVVISETCESKLIKLLSLVFFFILLSAAIFYSYSRDAFKGKSLGRKLLKMRVVDTETGKPIKFWKSFIRELSLHLAPLIVIEILFIWTKPDRRRIGDLWTNSIVVKDSSVRQSESRLSP